In Quercus lobata isolate SW786 chromosome 12, ValleyOak3.0 Primary Assembly, whole genome shotgun sequence, a genomic segment contains:
- the LOC115971461 gene encoding phosphoglycerate mutase-like protein AT74H, with the protein MANLSPTLGPLIFLTGSQAMATLSHTLPSASALPILQPKTFTSNSIKCCENQRETVKLSNNGLATFPEKNALRSSASATVRPPRPRRIILVRHGQSEGNLDETAYTRIADPKIALTEKGIAEAEACGLEIREMIERDKIENWKVYFYVSPYRRTLETLKSLARGFERTRIAGVREETRLREQDFGNFQDREKMRYEKAIRMLYGRFFYRFPNGESAADVYDRITGFRETLRSDIDIGRFQPPGDQNPGMNLVIVSHGLTLRVFLMRWYKWTVEQFEQLNNLGNGKIIVMEQGYGGRYSLLIHHSEEELRDFGLSDDMLMDQEWQKFARPGELNYDCPMMNSFFTHFADEGCKT; encoded by the exons CTCTCAAGCTATGGCCACTCTTTCTCACACTCTACCCTCAGCCTCAGCACTACCAATCTTGCAACCAAAAACCTTTACTTCCAACTCCATCAAATGCTGTGAGAACCAAAGGGAGACTGTTAAGCTGTCCAATAATGGGTTGGCTACTTTTCCTGAGAAGAATGCTCTTCGTAGTTCAGCTTCTGCTACTGTTCGACCTCCTAGGCCTCGCCGGATAATCCTGGTTAGACATGGACAGAGTGAAGGGAATCTTGATGAGACTGCTTACACACGAATTGCTGATCCAAAGATTGCACTGACAGAGAAAGGAATAGCTGAAGCTGAGGCATGTGGGTTAGAAATTAGAGAGATGATTGAGCgagacaaaatagaaaattggaagGTCTACTTCTATGTGTCTCCCTATAGAAGAACACTCGAAACTTTAAAGAGCCTAGCTCGTGGATTTGAGCGCACTAGAATTGCTGGCGTGAGAGAAGAGACTCGCCTAAGAGAACAAGACTTTG GCAATTTTCAGGATAGAGAGAAGATGCGATATGAGAAAGCTATCCGCATGCTTTATGGCCGTTTCTTTTACCGCTTTCCCAATGGCGAGTCCGCAGCTGATGTTTATGATAGAATAACAG GGTTCAGAGAAACACTGAGATCAGATATTGATATTGGACGCTTTCAGCCTCCAGGCGACCAAAATCCAGGCATGAACTTAGTGATAGTCTCCCATGGTCTAACACTTCGAGTATTTCTAATGAGATGGTACAAATGGACAGTAGAGCAATTTGAGCAGCTAAATAATTTGGGCAATGGAAAAATAATTGTTATGGAACAAGGCTATGGTGGAAG GTACAGCTTATTAATACATCATTCTGAAGAAGAGCTAAGAGACTTTGGATTATCAGATGATATGCTAATGGATCAGGAATG GCAAAAATTTGCCAGACCAGGTGAACTAAACTACGATTGCCCAATGATGAATTCCTTCTTCACCCACTTCGCTGATGAGGGCTGCAAGACCTGA
- the LOC115971460 gene encoding uncharacterized protein LOC115971460 isoform X1 encodes MISLCSCTGVSTSTLEISKKQGATASCKACGGKPLVNGRVPSTSSMPGAVGLELTRFVNSDLTWTNITKGNRSSSRRARKSLTRSLKNIAELVNKDPKAVDMPVSESEKLGVSVLGCRFSEKVEHVPIKKRRFMFRSPSPPPRVPSPHSEENGLLFKCKNDLREEFHPNPLVKSRSVAIKASSSMNDLGRIVDSEIDIGAKNLVRASDKADEAEDFSGISILAAAACSNSFGGDEGHVEESSGMEESFVCEGAFEDFKNGESCSLSKGISKEDQSSAEISKEGSGSCTSIMPAEELAASSRTANSSSNCLPQRHTMEGTSLQDLSMATSKDLLSKSDEGTVGMQESSSRDGRLHWDLNTVMDAWECPFDGQSSGSQTDVVVGVSEYGKSTCSDRTGNSEDKKIGSIKCDAEKETLSINSRDMVQETEKLNVEEHKLDQCTDTDSAICSQKGQLSSEIDLAPTLVSVHGTQSSHSLEGVSPKSGSVDLVPVDDALGLRTSADADRNALAQSVTSGSSVSSETLPLHQVGSLDFCSGFTHTRPKHCTSTFVSEDNSNAASVDITSMKSVDDNTAGFQTGEIISPGTKVDLQEPIALPCNSTCENENVNGVDAEGAEGASILDSRIAPTNVVGLEAGQLQESGSSDNAMKISAANSDEVGPSQSSDIFVELPTSAVLVGGQPAGIVDVNVQQGKVSVEDNTETGSQMHLDNGEPKSSEKSVAVLHAPSGYSDDLVNVSDKVSPEEPLVNNYVSDVCHDDGHLAGIEKTSEPDMDYDSQYEDGEVRESISHTWEDYDGEDVEAEHVDYGSDNTNTLSCEGDQVMKNTLESSFQPHPSVSLLTEVTKAGSGKESTVKTTTPYLRGQFTGKDASNVVGTSDSMDNKPGVSTSKVTRIDETDARGDDMRKAIQSASINFKMSGWEQSECHKNFSDTETGVRDGSSWKKIDGDCVDGFDAEDTEARMAESGVFKRDLRSRIEVRPSRDMLFGKDRLSLQGSRFSDADGLTPRFERESGSAEFFGRGRYSRHAYNRDLGGDRWVDPSESYRGQKRHHSPNYHATMNFRHVVSENGSHRSLRSRSPVGRDEAFGMRVDVRPAREISPYRRMTLGRGRSVRYVPQVDGRGPRGRYGPLPGNFRDSSFNHSHPPTRRERSFSPIERRGNTHAHQFCTKSPSRSRTRSPISGNSGFRQRSKSPNFRSEIRMQRQRSPYQRPGFLADHVVGFRSMRRGRGSPPHNSRWIGDRREGVGHFREHGYNQRTSVIDRRFDQHDRFELVDAPRSYRPLYSGRLSDMDGVGRGSLRYGGNNDERRKHVYKYRSGNVGVRNDMDEPIKRIRYNVEGFVAARNSRYQDNDDFHSRGNPKDFNRGGIDSRIGDIPRRSGEGGPYEYQREGKYDVKSNPSAMWEGEEDSSPRKRPS; translated from the exons ATG ATTAGCTTGTGTTCCTGCACTGGGGTGTCTACCTCTACTCTTGAGATAAGCAAGAAACAAGGCGCGACGGCATCCTGTAAAGCCTGCGGTGGAAAGCCTTTGGTTAATGGGAGGGTGCCATCAACCAGTAGCATGCCGGGTGCTGTTGGTTTGGAACTTACTAGATTTGTCAACTCTGATTTGACTTGGACAAATATTACGAAAGGAAATAGGAGTTCATCAAGGCGAGCTAGGAAATCACTGACAAGAAGCTTGAAAAATATTGCAGAGCTAGTCAATAAGGACCCCAAAGCTGTGGACATGCCTGTTTCTGAATCTGAGAAG CTTGGTGTAAGTGTTCTTGGGTGCCGCTTCAGTGAAAAGGTAGAACATGTACCAATCAAGAAAAGGAGATTTATGTTCAGATCGCCATCTCCGCCACCTAGAGTCCCTTCTCCACATTCTGAGGAGAATGGACTGCTCTTTAAGTGTAAAAATGATTTGCGTGAGGAGTTTCATCCCAATCCATTGGTCAAATCACGATCTGTTGCAATTAAAGCTTCTAGTTCCATGAATGATTTGGGTCGAATAGTTGATAGCGAAATTGATATTGGTGCAAAGAACCTGGTCAGGGCAAGTGATAAAGCTGATGAAGCCGAAGATTTCTCTGGTATCTCAATACTTGCAGCTGCTGCCTGTAGTAACAGTTTTGGAGGAGATGAAGGCCATGTTGAGGAGAGTTCAGGAATGGAAGAATCTTTTGTGTGTGAGGGTGCTTTTGAAGATTTTAAGAATGGTGAATCATGTTCTTTGTCAAAGGGAATTTCCAAGGAAGACCAAAGTTCTGCTGAAATTTCTAAAGAAGGAAGTGGTTCTTGTACTTCCATCATGCCTGCTGAAGAACTAGCTGCCTCCTCAAGAACTGCCAATTCATCCTCAAATTGTCTGCCTCAAAGACATACAATGGAGGGTACATCCTTGCAGGATCTTTCTATGGCTACGTCAAAGGATCTTTTGAGCAAGAGTGATGAGGGAACGGTTGGAATGCAGGAATCCTCTTCACGAGATGGTAGGTTGCATTGGGATTTAAATACAGTAATGGATGCGTGGGAGTGCCCTTTTGATGGTCAGAGTTCTGGTTCTCAGACTGATGTTGTTGTTGGCGTCTCTGAATATGGGAAAAGTACTTGTAGTGATAGGACTGGGAACTCTGAAGACAAGAAAATTGGAAGCATTAAATGTGATGCAGAAAAGGAAACACTGTCAATTAATTCAAGAGATATGGTACAAGAAACAGAAAAATTAAATGTAGAGGAGCATAAATTGGATCAGTGCACTGATACCGATAGTGCTATTTGCTCGCAGAAAGGGCAACTTTCTTCTGAGATTGATTTGGCTCCAACTTTGGTTTCAGTTCATGGAACACAATCCTCTCATAGTTTAGAGGGTGTTAGCCCTAAGTCTGGATCTGTTGACTTGGTTCCAGTTGATGATGCACTTGGGCTGCGAACATCTGCTGATGCAGATAGAAATGCTTTAGCCCAGTCTGTAACGTCTGGCTCTTCAGTAAGCAGTGAAACTTTACCTTTGCATCAGGTTGGCAGCTTGGATTTTTGTTCAGGGTTCACTCATACTAGACCAAAACATTGTACAAGCACATTTGTATCTGAAGATAACAGCAATGCAGCTTCTGTTGATATTACTAGTATGAAGAGTGTAGATGACAACACTGCTGGTTTTCAGACAGGTGAAATTATTTCCCCTGGTACTAAGGTTGATCTGCAGGAGCCCATAGCTTTGCCTTGTAATTCTACCTGTGAGAATGAGAATGTTAATGGTGTAGACGCTGAGGGTGCTGAAGGAGCTTCCATTCTTGATAGTAGGATTGCACCGACCAATGTAGTTGGCTTGGAGGCTGGTCAATTACAAGAATCTGGGTCTTCTGATAATGCAATGAAAATTTCTGCTGCGAACTCCGATGAAGTGGGTCCTTCTCAATCTTCTGACATTTTTGTAGAGTTGCCCACCTCTGCTGTACTGGTTGGAGGTCAACCTGCAGGGATTGTGGATGTTAACGTGCAACAAGGCAAAGTTTCTGTTGAAGATAATACTGAAACTGGTTCTCAAATGCATCTTGATAATGGGGAACCCAAGTCCTCTGAAAAAAGTGTGGCAGTGTTACACGCTCCATCTGGTTATTCTGATGATCTTGTTAATGTTTCTGATAAGGTGTCTCCAGAAGAACCTTTGGTCAACAATTATGTTTCTGACGTATGTCATGATGATGGGCATTTAGCTGGAATTGAAAAAACAAGTGAACCAGACATGGATTATGATTCCCAGTATGAAGATGGGGAGGTCAGGGAATCCATTTCGCATACTTGGGAAGATTATGATGGTGAAGATGTAGAAGCTGAACATGTGGACTATGGGTCTGACAACACTAACACCTTGAGCTGTGAAGGTGATCAAGTTATGAAGAATACCCTGGAATCAAGCTTTCAACCTCATCCTAGTGTCTCATTATTGACAGAAGTTACTAAGGCAGGATCTGGAAAGGAAAGCACTGTCAAAACTACCACACCTTACTTGCGAGGACAGTTTACAGGGAAAGATGCAAGCAATGTTGTTGGGACAAGTGACAGTATGGACAACAAACCTGGTGTAAGTACCAGCAAGGTGACCAGAATTGATGAGACTGATGCAAGGGGAGATGATATGAGGAAAGCAATCCAATCAGCTAGTATAAACTTCAAAATGTCTGGATGGGAGCAGTCGGAGTGTCATAAAAATTTTTCAGATACGGAGACTGGAGTTAGAGATGGCAGCAGCTGGAAGAAAATTGATGGTGATTGTGTTGATGGATTTGATGCTGAGGATACTGAGGCAAGGATGGCTGAATCTGGAGTGTTTAAGAGGGATCTGCGGTCGCGTATTGAAGTAAGACCATCACGTGATATGCTTTTTGGAAAAGATAGGCTATCTTTGCAAGGAAGCAG ATTCAGTGATGCTGATGGGTTAACTCCTAGATTTGAAAGGGAATCTGGATCTGCCGAATTCTTTGGTAGGGGTAGATACTCTCGGCATGCTTACAATAGAGATCTGGGAGGTGACCGTTGGGTTGATCCTTCAGAAAGCTATAGGGGCCAAAAACGTCATCATTCTCCTAATTATCATGCTACAATGAATTTCCGTCATGTTGTGTCAGAAAATGGTTCACATCGGTCTCTAAGAAGTCGTTCACCAGTTGGAAGGGATGAGGCTTTTGGTATGCGTGTGGATGTTAGACCAGCTAGAGAGATCAGCCCATATAGACGCATGACTCTTGGCAGGGGCAGGTCTGTAAGATATGTTCCTCAAGTTGATGGGAGGGGACCTAGGGGGAGATATGGGCCACTACCTGGTAATTTCCGTGATTCCTCTTTTAACCATTCACATCCTCCAACCAGGAGAGAGAGAAGCTTTTCTCCTATTGAAAGAAGAGGGAATACTCATGCGCatcaattttgcacaaaatCTCCATCAAGATCTAGAACTCGGTCTCCTATTTCTGGTAATTCAGGTTTCAGACAGAGAAGTAAATCCCCTAATTTCAGATCTGAGATCAGGATGCAGAGACAGCGGTCACCTTACCAGCGGCCTGGCTTTTTGGCAGATCATGTGGTAGGATTTAGGTCAATGCGAAGAGGTCGTGGTTCCCCACCTCATAACTCAAGATGGATTGGAGATAGGAGGGAAGGAGTTGGTCATTTCAGGGAGCATGGATACAATCAACGTACTTCAGTTATAGATAGGAGATTTGATCAACATGACAGGTTTGAATTGGTGGATGCCCCGCGGAGCTACAGACCTTTGTATTCTGGAAGATTGTCAGATATGGATGGAGTTGGTAGAGGCAGCCTAAGGTATGGTGGCAACAATGATGAGAGAAGGAAACATGTTTATAAATATCGGTCAGGTAATGTTGGAGTACGTAATGATATGGATGAACCTATTAAGCGGATTCGTTATAATGTTGAAGGTTTTGTGGCGGCACGTAATTCTCGTTATCAGGATAATGATGATTTCCACAGCCGAGGGAATCCTAAGGATTTCAACAGGGGGGGCATTGACAGCCGAATAGGGGACATACCTAGAAGATCCGGAGAAGGAGGCCCATATGAATACCAACGAGAAGGGAAATATGATGTAAAATCAAATCCTTCTGCAATGtgggaaggagaagaggatTCATCTCCTAGGAAAAGACCTTCGTAA
- the LOC115971460 gene encoding uncharacterized protein LOC115971460 isoform X2 yields the protein MPGAVGLELTRFVNSDLTWTNITKGNRSSSRRARKSLTRSLKNIAELVNKDPKAVDMPVSESEKLGVSVLGCRFSEKVEHVPIKKRRFMFRSPSPPPRVPSPHSEENGLLFKCKNDLREEFHPNPLVKSRSVAIKASSSMNDLGRIVDSEIDIGAKNLVRASDKADEAEDFSGISILAAAACSNSFGGDEGHVEESSGMEESFVCEGAFEDFKNGESCSLSKGISKEDQSSAEISKEGSGSCTSIMPAEELAASSRTANSSSNCLPQRHTMEGTSLQDLSMATSKDLLSKSDEGTVGMQESSSRDGRLHWDLNTVMDAWECPFDGQSSGSQTDVVVGVSEYGKSTCSDRTGNSEDKKIGSIKCDAEKETLSINSRDMVQETEKLNVEEHKLDQCTDTDSAICSQKGQLSSEIDLAPTLVSVHGTQSSHSLEGVSPKSGSVDLVPVDDALGLRTSADADRNALAQSVTSGSSVSSETLPLHQVGSLDFCSGFTHTRPKHCTSTFVSEDNSNAASVDITSMKSVDDNTAGFQTGEIISPGTKVDLQEPIALPCNSTCENENVNGVDAEGAEGASILDSRIAPTNVVGLEAGQLQESGSSDNAMKISAANSDEVGPSQSSDIFVELPTSAVLVGGQPAGIVDVNVQQGKVSVEDNTETGSQMHLDNGEPKSSEKSVAVLHAPSGYSDDLVNVSDKVSPEEPLVNNYVSDVCHDDGHLAGIEKTSEPDMDYDSQYEDGEVRESISHTWEDYDGEDVEAEHVDYGSDNTNTLSCEGDQVMKNTLESSFQPHPSVSLLTEVTKAGSGKESTVKTTTPYLRGQFTGKDASNVVGTSDSMDNKPGVSTSKVTRIDETDARGDDMRKAIQSASINFKMSGWEQSECHKNFSDTETGVRDGSSWKKIDGDCVDGFDAEDTEARMAESGVFKRDLRSRIEVRPSRDMLFGKDRLSLQGSRFSDADGLTPRFERESGSAEFFGRGRYSRHAYNRDLGGDRWVDPSESYRGQKRHHSPNYHATMNFRHVVSENGSHRSLRSRSPVGRDEAFGMRVDVRPAREISPYRRMTLGRGRSVRYVPQVDGRGPRGRYGPLPGNFRDSSFNHSHPPTRRERSFSPIERRGNTHAHQFCTKSPSRSRTRSPISGNSGFRQRSKSPNFRSEIRMQRQRSPYQRPGFLADHVVGFRSMRRGRGSPPHNSRWIGDRREGVGHFREHGYNQRTSVIDRRFDQHDRFELVDAPRSYRPLYSGRLSDMDGVGRGSLRYGGNNDERRKHVYKYRSGNVGVRNDMDEPIKRIRYNVEGFVAARNSRYQDNDDFHSRGNPKDFNRGGIDSRIGDIPRRSGEGGPYEYQREGKYDVKSNPSAMWEGEEDSSPRKRPS from the exons ATGCCGGGTGCTGTTGGTTTGGAACTTACTAGATTTGTCAACTCTGATTTGACTTGGACAAATATTACGAAAGGAAATAGGAGTTCATCAAGGCGAGCTAGGAAATCACTGACAAGAAGCTTGAAAAATATTGCAGAGCTAGTCAATAAGGACCCCAAAGCTGTGGACATGCCTGTTTCTGAATCTGAGAAG CTTGGTGTAAGTGTTCTTGGGTGCCGCTTCAGTGAAAAGGTAGAACATGTACCAATCAAGAAAAGGAGATTTATGTTCAGATCGCCATCTCCGCCACCTAGAGTCCCTTCTCCACATTCTGAGGAGAATGGACTGCTCTTTAAGTGTAAAAATGATTTGCGTGAGGAGTTTCATCCCAATCCATTGGTCAAATCACGATCTGTTGCAATTAAAGCTTCTAGTTCCATGAATGATTTGGGTCGAATAGTTGATAGCGAAATTGATATTGGTGCAAAGAACCTGGTCAGGGCAAGTGATAAAGCTGATGAAGCCGAAGATTTCTCTGGTATCTCAATACTTGCAGCTGCTGCCTGTAGTAACAGTTTTGGAGGAGATGAAGGCCATGTTGAGGAGAGTTCAGGAATGGAAGAATCTTTTGTGTGTGAGGGTGCTTTTGAAGATTTTAAGAATGGTGAATCATGTTCTTTGTCAAAGGGAATTTCCAAGGAAGACCAAAGTTCTGCTGAAATTTCTAAAGAAGGAAGTGGTTCTTGTACTTCCATCATGCCTGCTGAAGAACTAGCTGCCTCCTCAAGAACTGCCAATTCATCCTCAAATTGTCTGCCTCAAAGACATACAATGGAGGGTACATCCTTGCAGGATCTTTCTATGGCTACGTCAAAGGATCTTTTGAGCAAGAGTGATGAGGGAACGGTTGGAATGCAGGAATCCTCTTCACGAGATGGTAGGTTGCATTGGGATTTAAATACAGTAATGGATGCGTGGGAGTGCCCTTTTGATGGTCAGAGTTCTGGTTCTCAGACTGATGTTGTTGTTGGCGTCTCTGAATATGGGAAAAGTACTTGTAGTGATAGGACTGGGAACTCTGAAGACAAGAAAATTGGAAGCATTAAATGTGATGCAGAAAAGGAAACACTGTCAATTAATTCAAGAGATATGGTACAAGAAACAGAAAAATTAAATGTAGAGGAGCATAAATTGGATCAGTGCACTGATACCGATAGTGCTATTTGCTCGCAGAAAGGGCAACTTTCTTCTGAGATTGATTTGGCTCCAACTTTGGTTTCAGTTCATGGAACACAATCCTCTCATAGTTTAGAGGGTGTTAGCCCTAAGTCTGGATCTGTTGACTTGGTTCCAGTTGATGATGCACTTGGGCTGCGAACATCTGCTGATGCAGATAGAAATGCTTTAGCCCAGTCTGTAACGTCTGGCTCTTCAGTAAGCAGTGAAACTTTACCTTTGCATCAGGTTGGCAGCTTGGATTTTTGTTCAGGGTTCACTCATACTAGACCAAAACATTGTACAAGCACATTTGTATCTGAAGATAACAGCAATGCAGCTTCTGTTGATATTACTAGTATGAAGAGTGTAGATGACAACACTGCTGGTTTTCAGACAGGTGAAATTATTTCCCCTGGTACTAAGGTTGATCTGCAGGAGCCCATAGCTTTGCCTTGTAATTCTACCTGTGAGAATGAGAATGTTAATGGTGTAGACGCTGAGGGTGCTGAAGGAGCTTCCATTCTTGATAGTAGGATTGCACCGACCAATGTAGTTGGCTTGGAGGCTGGTCAATTACAAGAATCTGGGTCTTCTGATAATGCAATGAAAATTTCTGCTGCGAACTCCGATGAAGTGGGTCCTTCTCAATCTTCTGACATTTTTGTAGAGTTGCCCACCTCTGCTGTACTGGTTGGAGGTCAACCTGCAGGGATTGTGGATGTTAACGTGCAACAAGGCAAAGTTTCTGTTGAAGATAATACTGAAACTGGTTCTCAAATGCATCTTGATAATGGGGAACCCAAGTCCTCTGAAAAAAGTGTGGCAGTGTTACACGCTCCATCTGGTTATTCTGATGATCTTGTTAATGTTTCTGATAAGGTGTCTCCAGAAGAACCTTTGGTCAACAATTATGTTTCTGACGTATGTCATGATGATGGGCATTTAGCTGGAATTGAAAAAACAAGTGAACCAGACATGGATTATGATTCCCAGTATGAAGATGGGGAGGTCAGGGAATCCATTTCGCATACTTGGGAAGATTATGATGGTGAAGATGTAGAAGCTGAACATGTGGACTATGGGTCTGACAACACTAACACCTTGAGCTGTGAAGGTGATCAAGTTATGAAGAATACCCTGGAATCAAGCTTTCAACCTCATCCTAGTGTCTCATTATTGACAGAAGTTACTAAGGCAGGATCTGGAAAGGAAAGCACTGTCAAAACTACCACACCTTACTTGCGAGGACAGTTTACAGGGAAAGATGCAAGCAATGTTGTTGGGACAAGTGACAGTATGGACAACAAACCTGGTGTAAGTACCAGCAAGGTGACCAGAATTGATGAGACTGATGCAAGGGGAGATGATATGAGGAAAGCAATCCAATCAGCTAGTATAAACTTCAAAATGTCTGGATGGGAGCAGTCGGAGTGTCATAAAAATTTTTCAGATACGGAGACTGGAGTTAGAGATGGCAGCAGCTGGAAGAAAATTGATGGTGATTGTGTTGATGGATTTGATGCTGAGGATACTGAGGCAAGGATGGCTGAATCTGGAGTGTTTAAGAGGGATCTGCGGTCGCGTATTGAAGTAAGACCATCACGTGATATGCTTTTTGGAAAAGATAGGCTATCTTTGCAAGGAAGCAG ATTCAGTGATGCTGATGGGTTAACTCCTAGATTTGAAAGGGAATCTGGATCTGCCGAATTCTTTGGTAGGGGTAGATACTCTCGGCATGCTTACAATAGAGATCTGGGAGGTGACCGTTGGGTTGATCCTTCAGAAAGCTATAGGGGCCAAAAACGTCATCATTCTCCTAATTATCATGCTACAATGAATTTCCGTCATGTTGTGTCAGAAAATGGTTCACATCGGTCTCTAAGAAGTCGTTCACCAGTTGGAAGGGATGAGGCTTTTGGTATGCGTGTGGATGTTAGACCAGCTAGAGAGATCAGCCCATATAGACGCATGACTCTTGGCAGGGGCAGGTCTGTAAGATATGTTCCTCAAGTTGATGGGAGGGGACCTAGGGGGAGATATGGGCCACTACCTGGTAATTTCCGTGATTCCTCTTTTAACCATTCACATCCTCCAACCAGGAGAGAGAGAAGCTTTTCTCCTATTGAAAGAAGAGGGAATACTCATGCGCatcaattttgcacaaaatCTCCATCAAGATCTAGAACTCGGTCTCCTATTTCTGGTAATTCAGGTTTCAGACAGAGAAGTAAATCCCCTAATTTCAGATCTGAGATCAGGATGCAGAGACAGCGGTCACCTTACCAGCGGCCTGGCTTTTTGGCAGATCATGTGGTAGGATTTAGGTCAATGCGAAGAGGTCGTGGTTCCCCACCTCATAACTCAAGATGGATTGGAGATAGGAGGGAAGGAGTTGGTCATTTCAGGGAGCATGGATACAATCAACGTACTTCAGTTATAGATAGGAGATTTGATCAACATGACAGGTTTGAATTGGTGGATGCCCCGCGGAGCTACAGACCTTTGTATTCTGGAAGATTGTCAGATATGGATGGAGTTGGTAGAGGCAGCCTAAGGTATGGTGGCAACAATGATGAGAGAAGGAAACATGTTTATAAATATCGGTCAGGTAATGTTGGAGTACGTAATGATATGGATGAACCTATTAAGCGGATTCGTTATAATGTTGAAGGTTTTGTGGCGGCACGTAATTCTCGTTATCAGGATAATGATGATTTCCACAGCCGAGGGAATCCTAAGGATTTCAACAGGGGGGGCATTGACAGCCGAATAGGGGACATACCTAGAAGATCCGGAGAAGGAGGCCCATATGAATACCAACGAGAAGGGAAATATGATGTAAAATCAAATCCTTCTGCAATGtgggaaggagaagaggatTCATCTCCTAGGAAAAGACCTTCGTAA